The genome window TTAAATACTCCGTTTACAAACCCCGCCGAACTTTCCGAACAAGTTACCTCGCTCAATGTTCCAGATAGCGGACAAGTTGCCAATTTTGAAGAAGTAGAACCGTACAATAAACTCGCAGAACAGTTTTTAGTTCAAGGTAAAATTAAAGAGGCGATCGCAGCTTGTCAGCAAGCGCTAAAAATTCGACCGGATTTCATCTACGCTTACGTCACTTTAGGTAATGCCTTGCAAGCAGAAGGCAAAACTGAAGCTGCGATTCGATCGTATTCTCAAGCCCTAGTGTTGCAGCCAAATTTTGCGGAAGTGCGCGCCAATATCGGCAGTATGTATTTCAAAATGGGGCGTTTGGAAGAAGCGATCGCCCATTACCAGCAAGCCATCGCCCTGAGTCCCGATTTAGCGGGAGCTCACTGGAATTTAGGGAAAGTATATCACCAACACGGCAACATCGAAGCAGCGATCGCCTGTTTTAAAAGAACATCCGAACTCAACCCGCAGCTAGTCGGTGCCGACTTCCACTTTAACTTAGGTAATCGACTTTTCAGCCAAGGAAAGCGCGACGAAGCCATCGAATGCTACGAAAAAGCGATCGCCATTAAACCGGATTGGGCCGAAGCTTACGGTAACATCGGCAGCGCGCGATCGCAACAAGGCAATCTCGAAGCCGCCATCGCTTACTATCAGAAAGCTGTAGCTTTAAAGCCGCACTTAGAAGTTTTGCACTTCAATATAGCCAACTCTTTTTTACAGCAAAACAAGTACGACGAAGCAATTACTAATTATCAAAACACTCTGAAAATTAAGCCCGACTGGCCGGAAGTTCACGCTAACCTCGGCAATTGTTTTTCCATGCAGGGGCGGCTGGAAGAAGCTCTAGCCAGCTATCAGCAAGCTCTGGGATTAAAACCGAATTGGGCAGAGGTTTACTGCCGGATGGGACACATTCAGAAACAAGATAAGCCGTTGGAGGCGATCGCCAATTTTGAAAAGGCGATCGAATGCAACCCCAATTTTAGCGAAGCCTACCAACAACTGTGCGACTTGCTAAGCCATTCCACCAACCTCGCCGGAGCCCGCAGCGTAGCCGACAAATACTGCGAAAACTGCGGCGAAAATGCCCCAGTCATGTCAGCTACAGCCTACGTCTTTTCCTACCTGCAATCAGGTGTCAGCAAACAGGCAATTCAAAAACTCGAAGAAATCGAAAAACTCTGCTACGAAAAGGTCGAAACCTTTAGCGTAATCGAACTAAAACTGCTCTACGAAATCTTCCTGTTTGCAGTTTCTCACCTGCGAGACAACCGCGAAAAAAATGCCAGCTTCTACCGACTAATTGCCAAAGAATACTACCAAAAAGCCGTCCCGCTGCGGCAGCAAGTTAACAGAAGCAACCTAGCCAATTACCAAACCAAAGAACAGCGTCCTTTAAAAATCGGCTTCCTTTCCAAACACTTCCGCCGCCACTCGGTAGGCTGGTGCAGCGAAGCTTTAATTCGCGAATTAAGCCACATCACCCCCCACGTTCACCTTTACGTCACCGGCAAACTCCACCGAGATGAAGTTACGCAGCGGTTTGAAGACATGGCGGGCAAGTTTTACTGGCCTAAAAAATATCCAAACGGCTTTGCTGATGGCGGTGAAATCTTCGCCGAAGTAGCGCAAGACAACTTGGATGTTTTGATAGACTTAGACTCGATGACAGTGCCAACAAATGTGGAAGTTTTATACCAATATCCTGCGGGAATTTGCGTTTCTTGGCTGGGATTCGACGCACCCTACATTTCAGATAATCACTACTTTCTGTGCGACGAACACACTCACCCCCCTGGTGTTGAAAAAAATTACTTAGAACAGTTAGTAAGATTGCCTGCTTGTTCGGTAGCAATTGGCGCACTGCAAAGCATTCCTGTAAATCGAGAGGCGATTAGAAACGCTCTCGGAATTGGCTTAGATCAAATGACTTATCTGTGCGTTGCGCCTGGGAGAAAAACCAATCCCGAAATGGTACGAGCTCAAGTTCAAATCCTTAAGGAAGTACCAGATAGTTTGTTAATCCGCAAAGGTCAAGGCGACCCCGATGTTATTCACAGCACTTACCGCCAAGAATGCGAAATTCAGGGAGTAGATTTTGGTCGGATTAAGTTTATAGGTCAAACCAGAAGTGAAGAAGAACATCGCGCTATTTATTATGTAGCCGACGTGCTTTTAGATTCCTATCCTTACAACGGGGGAACTCACAATTTAGAGGCTTTGTGGGCGAATTTGCCAGTGGTAACTCGCTCCGGCGACCAATATCTTTCGCGCATGGGTTACGCTTTTCTGAAAAGTGCAAATCTTGATGTCGGTGCGGCCTGGAGTTGGGAAGAATACACGCAGTGGGGAGTTAAGTTTGGCCGCGATGCTGGTTTCAGAAATGCGGTGAAAGAGCATTTAGTAAAATCTAAGCAGCCAGAACATCTCGCACCTTTGTGGAATCCTAAAAAGTTGGCTGAGGATATGTATGGGGTGTTTCAAAAACTTTTGTCAGTTGACGGTTGACGGTTGACTGTTGACTGTTATTGGTTATTAGAAGGAAAAATTTCCGCATCTCTCACTCTTCCCCTCTTTCTGTGAAGTCTTGTAACAATCTTCGTGGAAATGCGTAAAAATTCCGCGCCGAGTCTGATAGATAAATAGCTGATTCATAGTACCGCGATCGCACTAACTTTATGCCAGTTAGGGCGATCGCTTTTTTAGTAACACCACTTTCAAAAAAGAATGCAACTGCAGACAAGCTCGAAGCCAGCAGCTTCATCACTAAGTCCCAAATCTAAAATCTCAAATCTAAAATAACCTGACTACTCACTAATCGCCACTCGATCGCGCCCGCCAGACTTAGCTCGATACAGTGCCTTATCCGCAGCTTCAATCAACATTTTCGGGGAATTTTGACTTGGTGAAACTGCCGCAACTCCCAAGCTGAGAGTCACAGAATCACTGACAACAGACTTGATGTGGGGAATTGCCAAAGCTTTGACGCGGCTGCGGATGCTCTCAGCAACCGCCTGTGCAGCCACGATATCCGTATTTGGCAAAATTACCCCAAATTCCTCGCCACCGTACCTAGCAGCCAAATAGAGGCGTTCTGCGGGTGCGTTTGTGCAAGCATCCCCGATCGCCCGCGCCACTTGCTGCAAACAAGCATCCCCGGCTTGGTGGCCGTAATTGTCGTTGTAAAGTTTAAAACAGTCAATGTCGCACATAATCAAAGATAGCGGTTCCGAAGAGCTCGATCGCTCCCATTCCCGGTTGATCACCTCGTCAAATCGGCGGCGGTTAGCTAGCTGAGTCAGGCTGTCCAAATTCGCCAACCCGTCCAACCGCTGGTTGGCAGCAGCTAGCTGCTGGTAAACTAAAGATTGTTCGATCGCGATCGCCACTTGAGTACCCAACTGACTCAGCAAATCCATATCAAATTGCTGCCACTGGCGGGGTGCCGAACAGTGGTGGGCAATCAGCAAACCCCACAACTTCGGCACTTGACAAGAACCGTTACCTTCCCGAGGTTCTATTCCCTGCTGGACAATCGGCACTACCAAATTTGCCTTCACCTGACACCCCGCCAAAAAATTCATGTGACACTCGGTCAAATTAGAAGCATGAATATCCTCGATGGCGCGAATGCGACCCTTTAAATACTGTCCGATGTAAGTATTGGCAAAACAGCAATCGTCAATTCCCATCCCCTTGAGTGGCATCCATCCTTCTCCAACCGACTCCACCACCACATCTCCGTTCCAGTCGGGTCGGAAGCGGAAAACCAGCACGCGATCGGTTGCCAAAAACTCCCGCACTTCCGCTACTGTAGTGTTGAGAATATCTTGGATATCCAGAGAAGAACGGATGCGCGATTGAATCTGCGCGATCAGGCGTTCCCGTTCTATTTGTTGCCGCAGCGCGACTTGGGCTTGCTTGCTTTTAGTAATGTCCCGACCTTCCGGCAGCAACAATACTATTTTGCCCGTTTCATCCGCGACCGGTTTGAGAGAAAAATCAACAGTTGCCGTCCGATTTACACCTTGAACTTCGACTTCATAGCGGACAAATTCACCTTTTGCCGATCGAGAAATCGCCTCTTGCAACTGTTCCTGAACTTCCTCAGAATCTCCCCACCAAGGCAACCGCCAAAACGGTTTATTGGCCACATCCCGTAGCTTAATTCCCGCAAAATCCAGAGAAGTTTGGTTAGCTTCCAGCAGAGTGCCGTCCGGTTTCAATAAGCTCACAAATTGGAAAGAAGAATCAAAAATTGCCCGAAAGCGCCTTTGAGAATCTCCCAACATTGCCGTCACCTTTTCGCGGGAGGTAATATCGCGGAAGCGCCACACCCTGCCAATAATATTTTGTCCGACTCGAATCGGCTGCGTGTAGCGCTCAAAAGTGCGGCCGTCTTTAAATTCTAGAAGATCGCAGCCTTCCGACTCCGCATCCCTATAAAATTCTTTAACTCTCTGCAAAAAAGCTCTCGGATCTTTCACTTGCTTAGTGAGAAATGCCAGCCGCACCGTTCTATCCATTGAGTTTCTAACTTCTTCATAAATTCCCCACATTTGAACTAACTTTTCGTTATAACTAATCATTTCTCCGGCGGTAGTAACGGCGAGAATGCCGTCTGCCGTTGCTTCTAAGGTAGCGTGCAGCAGAGACCGCGATCGCTCTAATTCTGCTGCGGTCAATTTGCGTTCCGTGAGGTCTCGGACTGCTTTTACCTGGACTAAACGACCTTCCCAAAAAACGAATTTGCTGCGAACGTCAGCAGGAAAAGCAGTTCCATCTCGCCTGAGAAAAATAGTTTCACAGACTGTATTGCTGGCTGCCGAAATCATTTGCGGCGCCTGTTTGTATGATTTCGGCGACAGTAGTTCCAGCAAGCTCATTCCCGCCATTTCCGCAGGTTCGTAACCGAAAAGTTGGGCAAAATTGCTGCTGACGCTCAAAATTGTCTCGCGGTCAGCCACGGCAACTGCTTCAAAATAAGCTTCGCATTCGAGCAAGTGCGCTGCTGAGTAGCTGGTGCCATTTGCGCCGGAAGAATAGCTGTTGTTAATTAACTGTTGCAATTGCGTATTTGCCGAGTACAAAGCGGTCATGGCTTGCCTGTACATAGCAGTACGTTTTTCGACTTTTTGTGTGAGGCGATCGCGATATTCTCGCAGTTCTTTTTCGACTCTAATTAAATCAGTAATATCTACGGCAAACACGATTACACCAGCGACTTTACCTGTTTCGTCGCGGTAAGGTATTTTATCTGTCCGCACCCAGCATTTTTGACCCGAAACTGTTGGTAGCAGTTCGACTTGCCCCTGCTTGGGAACGCCGGAATTGATTACTTCCAAATCTTCTAAATAATATTGCTCTGCTTCGTCTGGATAGATTTCATAAAAAGATTTACCTTCTAATTGAGCTGCGGGCAAACCTCTCGATGCAGCGGCGGCTTGATTAATTCGCAGCAGGCGACTTTCGGTATCTTTGAGCCAAATCATCGCCGGCACGGAATCAAAAATAATTTGTTGTTCTTGTTGCTGCAGGCGTAGTTCGGCTTCTGCTTGTTTTCTTTTAATTATTTCTTTTTGCAGTTTTTGGTTAGCTTTTTTGAGTTCAGCAGTGCGTCTTTCTACTCTTTCTTCTAGTTGATCGTAGTATTGGGTCAGCAAGTTTTGCTGCTGTTCGTGCCGCAGTGCTTCTAATTTTAACTTTTCGCTAGCTGACAAACTTGAGGATACAAAATCTGCTAATATTTGGGTAAATTCGTGTTCTTCTTCCGTCCAATCACCGTCGGAACCCTGGCGTTCGGCGCTGACTATTCCCAACCTTTGACCTGCTAGCACAATCGGTACGTTTAACAGGGAAGTCGTGCCCCGATCGAGCAAATAAAGACTGACAAGTTCTCGTGTTCTCGGGTCATTTTCTGCTGCCACAGTAGCGATCGCACTTGCAGATTTTAAAGCTTGAAAATATGCCGGACAGTCGGCTGCTGTGATGATTATTTGTACGGAATGGAGTTTAGTATTTTGTTCGTAAAGGTCGATGCAGTGAAGCTGCGTTTTGTCTTCGCCATACAGCCAAATACTGGCTCGATCGCAGTTGACAATACTGACAGCGGTTTCTGTTACTTCGCGGATGAAGTCTTCTATATTGTTGCGTTCTTTAAGTTGACTTTTGGCTAATTTTGCGATCGCTAAAGTTGGACTGCGCCAATTTCCTCTCTGGTGGGGCGACCGGGGTGACTGCGAAGCAGCCTTAATTTCTTCGCAAACTAACAGTACAGCCGGCCGTTGGAAATTCGCAATTGAGCGACCATTGGTATTTTCCTCTATTTTCCAATTTACCGCAGGCATTGGGCGCGCGGTTGCTTTTACCCTAATAATCCTGCCGTCTTTGCAAGTTAAGCAGCCTTCCCAACAAGCAATTTTTGGAGTTGGCGTACCGTTTTCCGGCTGGGCTAATCGGGCAAATTCTGCCTGCATTTTCCCTTGCTCTTGGCAGTAAAATATGTTAAAAATTGAATGACAAATTAATTCCTGCGATTTGTAGGCGAGGCGAGACGCGCCGAATTGATTGAGCGAAAAAACTCTTCCCAAAGCGTCTAGAACGAAGTAAATGCCCGGAAAATTCTCGTAGAGAGTTTCATACCAATCTTGTTCGACTTGTTGGCTGCACGAAAGTTTTGCTGTCGCGAACTCGCCGTCCGTGTCGCTCAAGTGAGAATAGTTAGTTTCGGGGTTGCTTGAATGACTTTTTTTAGCAAACACTTTTAGCTTAACTCGACTGTAATTAATTTTACCTTCTGGAATTTAACTTTTTTGTGAAACTAAATTAAACCTGTTGTTTGAAAAAAGTTACAAGTTGTAACAAAAATGCCACTTGTCCAGCGTGCTGGTTTTCACTTCCCCATCCAACCACTGTGTTTGTTTGTAGCTGGTACACGGTTTGCCGACAATATTTCCCGCTAGTTGCAATGCCAGCAGGTTTAGCTGCAATTACCCAGTCTGTACTTTTAGCATCCTAGACAATAAAAAAAACCTGAAATCAATGGTTTTAAGTATATATGATAACACTCAAATACCTAGTATTGGGACTGACCTACTTCGGATTCGGTTTGGGATATTTGCCGGGGCTGCGGATGAACAGGGCAGCGATTGCAATTATGGGGTCAGCTTTTGTGGTGGCTTTGGGGATACTCGACCTGAAAACTGCTTGGGAGGCGATCGACCCCAATACGATCGTTTTTTTGCTGGGAATGATGGTCGTTAATTCCGCTTTGGGAGCATCGGGTTTTTTTCAACTCGCTTTGGAGTTTTTAACTCGCTTTACTCGTTCTCCTTTCGGCATTATGGTGGCCGTTACTTTTGGCAGCGGCATTCTATCGGCATTTTTTCTTAACGACACTACTGCTATTTTGCTGGCCCCTTTAATACTGAGTCTGACTCGCTCTTTGTCTCTCAATCCTATCCCTTATCTTTTGGCTTTAGCCGGAGGTACTAATTTAGGTTCGGTGGCGACTGTCAGTGGGAATCCGCAAAATATTCTCGTCGGTTCTTTTTCGGGAATTAGTTATTTAGAATTTGCCGGCTCTCTCGCCCCAGTCGCTTTAATTTGTTTGCTGGTTCAAGTAGCTTGGCTGTGGTTGCTTTATCCAGAAGTGCGTTCTTGCAAATCTTTGCCGGAGGTTCCCCAAGTCCGCTATCGATTGTTCAAGCCTTTACTGGCAAAAAGTTTGTGGGTGACAGCAGGACTTTTGGTAGCTTTTTTAGCGGGTGCACCTTTAGCAGAATCTGCCTGGATAGCTGCCAGTGTATTGTTAATTACTAGGCGCGTCAAGTCCGATCGCATTTTGCAAGGCGTTGACTGGAATTTGCTAGTAATGTTTGCGGGATTGTTTGTGGTGACTAAAGCAACTCAACAACTGGGTTTGTTGGACAATTTAACTAATTTGACGGGTACGCCGCTGAGTTTGTTGGGAGTAACGGTAATTCTTTCTAACTTAATTTCTAACGTACCCGCAGTGTTAGTTCTGCAATCGGTGATTGTCAAAACAGATACGCAAGCTTGGCTGTTGTTGGCGGCGGGTTCTACCCTGGCGGGGAATTTAACTTTGTTGGGTTCTGTGGCTAATTTAATTGTAGCTGAAGTTGCAGGAAAATCAGGCGATTTGCTGACTTTTAAAGAACATTTGCGGTTCGGGCTGCCGCTGACTTTCGTTACTTTGGGAATAGCTTATTTTTGGCTGTACTAAAAGGCTATAATTATTGCACCATCGTGCTCGTACAATTAAATTTTAGCTTTGGGATTTTACCTGTGCCAACTGATTTTTTTTCCATGAACCGCAGAAATTCACAGGCGGGACGCCTGTTCCACAGAGGGTGGAGAGGGGAGATGAGAAGAGAATAAATGAAAGGGAAAGATGTAGGTTTACAGCCGAGTCCAGATTTCGGTATAAAGTCTTTAGGTGTCTGTTTTGGGGACAACTGCAAAACTCGCGATTTTCCAAGGCTCTATCTTAAATCCTCGTCCTTCGGGCAACTTTTCAGACAAATTGGCAGGCCGTTCTAACAAATCTACTGGCTCTACAATTTCTAATCCCAAGTCACTGTTGAATTCTAGCACAGTCTCCTTCCCCTCGGATTCGCAACACCGCAAAATCCACACGTTAGAATCGTCTTCCGACTGTTTGAAAGCCATCAAAACTAAATTGTCGGCCGACAAATCCAAGAATTTACCAACAGCAGGTAAACTCTTGTTTCGATTTTCTCCCAACTGCGGCAACACCTTTACTAGCAGCGGCAAATTCAACTCGCAGCCGCGCCTAACTGTGCCGGCCTCTTGCCAATTTCCGCTGTGGGGATACACTGCACAAGTAAATTCGGAAACTCCTACATCTGCTTGTCCATCCGGCCAAGTCGAACCCCGAAGCAAAGTCAGCCGAATTCGATTCGGTTGAAGGTCGCAACCGTATTTGCAATCGTTGAGCAAACTCACTCCAAAACCGTCATTGCTGATATCAGTCCAGCGCAAAATCGGCACTTCCCATTTGGCTTTTTCGGCGGGTGTTTGCGGCTTGGTTGTGCGTGCGATCGCACCGCCGGGAATTTCGCAAGTTGCCAAATCTGCTTCTACATTTAACCCAAAGGCTGCTTTTACTAAAACGTGCTTTTCCTGCCAATCTACAACTGTCTTGATTTTCAGCAGCGGCGAACCTATTTCTACTATATAATCTTGGCAAAACTCCGATTTGCCAATTTGTCGGACTACCCGCAAACTCTGCCGTATTTCTCCCTGTGCTATCCAGGAAATATCTTTCAGTATCGGCGCTGGTAGTTGATGTTTTTCATAATTTGGATCGATGTTCCAAGCATCCCAATATTGACCGCTGTCTTGAAATGCTTGCAGTTGATTGCCGCCTGCTGCATTCAGGACTTCTCGGTTATTTACTTTATCCCAAATGCTGGATAAATTGCCACTTTGGCCGTCTACTGTTGCCCGAATAAATTCATTTTCTACAACCATTTGTGCGGCTGCAAAATGCGTTTCTTGACAAGGTGTGTTTTTTTGTGCTATACCGTATGTAAGTTGTGATAACTCTGTCTTTTTTTCGGTTTCTGGACTTGCGGACGCATTATCTACAGTTTGAGCGTCTTCGCGACACAGCCAAAACACCCGGTAGCCAACGGCGGGGAGATGATTTGCCCAGAATAACAGTGTAGATTGCGATTGCGGTCGATCGCCCCTGACAATCTGCGACACCAATCGCCGTCGGGAAAAATCGTAAATTTGCCAAGCTGAATCAGCGGCATCGGGAAGCGGTACGGCGACAACTTCAGAGCGCGACCAATTGAGAGTATTGAAAATCAAAATCGGTTGAGCGTCGGGCGCCGGAGGATTCGGCAGAGAAATTTGAGCCGAGATGGCATCCAAAGATTTTAGCAGGATTTCGCGACAAGCGCGATCGACCTCCGCAAAGGCTAGATTAGCATCCGTGTAAACTTGGGCGATCGCAGAACCGGGCAAAATATCGTGAAACTGGTTAAACAAAATTTGTTTCCAAGCAGATTCTAACTCGGATTTCGGATAAACCGCACCAGTACAAATCGTGGCCAGCGAAGACAGCAACTCCGCTTGGTAGAGCAATTCTTCGCAGCGGCGGTTTTGGCGTTTTTGGTCGGCGCGAGTCGTGTAGCAACCCCGGTGGAATTCTAAATAAAGTTCGTCTTTCCAAATCGGGAGAGTGCGGGGAATAGTTTTGAGTTGCGAGATGGGAGAATTTGCATCCGAAATTGCCGACAAGTTTGAAAATTCTCGCGCCCGCAAATTCTCCTGATTGTCCGATTCTGGAACATCGCTTTCTGGCCTAGTTGTCGCAACTTCCGGCAAAAACTGACTCTCAATCAAAGACAAATAATCAACCGCTTTCGCAAACTCCAACTTCGGGAAAAAAGGCGACATTTTCCAGCGTTTCGCCACCTCCAACATATCACGAGTTGGGCCGCCGCCGTGGTCGCCAACTCCAGGCAACCAAAGAGCATCTTGCAAACCAGTCTTAACTTGCCAGTCAAAAGCATAACTTGCCATTTTCACAGCTTCTATGCTTTCACCAATTGGAGCAGACATCATGCTAAATATTTTAGTACCGTCCAACCCTTCCCACCAAAACACACCGTGCGGAAATTCCGTTGTATCGTTCCACCGCAACTTTTGCGTCACAAAATAATCAACTCCGCCTTGCCGCAAAATCTGAGGTAATTGCCACCCAAAACCGAAAGTATCCGGTAGCCAAGCCACCCGCATCAATTCCCCAAAATTTTCTTTTGCATAACGCTGTCCGTAAAAAACTTGCCGCACCATTGATTCAGCGGAAATCAAGTTTAAATCCGGTTCTAACCACATCCCGCCGACAACTTCCCAACATCCGACAGCCACCTGTTTTTTAATCGCAGCAAATAAGTCCGGCCGATGTTGTTCCATCCAAGCATAAAGCGCCGGAGTAGAATGACAGAAAATCAAATCGGGAAACTCCGATTGCAATTTCAATACCGACTCAAAAGTTCGCTTTGCCGCTTCCCAAGTTTCCGGGACAGGCCACAGCCAAGCTAAGTCTAAATGAGCGTGACCCACCAAATAGATTTTACCTGTATATATAGATGTCAGCTCACCACTTTCTCCTATATATATAGATGTAGCATTGCCATTTTCTCCAACCTCCGAAACTTCCTCTCTTCTTCCTCCCTCTGCGGCCTCTGCGGCCTCTGCGGTTCCCTCATCTAAATCCCCAGAAAAATATCTCCGATCGCCACTTTCTCCTATATATATAGATGTAGCGTTACTATTTTCTCCAACCTGCGAAACTTCCTCTCTTCTTCCTCCCTCTGCGGCCTCTGCGGCCTCTGCGGTTCCCTCATCTAAATCCCCAGAAAAATATCTCCGATCGCCACTTTCTCCTATATATATAGATGTAGCATTGCTATTTTCTCCAACCTCCGAAACTTCCTCTCTTCTTCCTCCCTCTGCGGCCTCTGCGCCCTCTGCGGTTCCCTCATCTAAATCCCCAGAAAAAGCCCGCAGATATCCCAGTAAATTGTGCCGCAAAACCGACAGCGAGCGATCGAACTTTTCGCGATCGCGCACCGCCGACCAATCGATCGAACCAAGCGCCAAATCAATCTCAGATTTCAGCAATTCCCCCTTGACAAACATGGGGTTATTTGCTATTATTTCGGTGGAGAGGTATTGGGAATTTATAAAATCTAAATTTAGAGTTAGCGAATTTTGCAAAATCTCTAATTCGGCAGCTACAAAACCCGGATCGAAACAAGAAGAGTCAGCAGCTTCATACAAACAAATCGATCGCACTAAAGCACCGCTATCGTGACCCGGACTTACCAACCGCAAAATTACTAAAAATTCATCTCCAGGATTAGCCGACGAACTCAACAAAACTCGATCGGCAAAATCAAATAAATCTCCCCGTCCGACTAACTCGCCGTTCACAAAAATTTGAGCATCTTCTGCCCACCAAGTCAAGCCCAGCAGCAACCGCAAACCAACCACAGGATAGCCGTGCAAATTGTCAGGAATTACAAATTGCTGGCCCAGATACAAAACTTGCTTCCCCGACGGCCAAGCAATATGTCCTTTGCCGTTAAGTTCGGCAACAGGCCCGTTACAAATATTTACCGAAGAGACAGCAGAGTCAGAATCGCAGTACCTCCAACCAGACTGAACCTCCACTTGACTGAGGCGGCGCAACTTTTCGACAGTGGCAAAAATATTGTTGCTAGCAGGTGACACAGAAGCGCTCATATTTGGCTAAAATAAAACTTGTGTATTAATCAAAAATCGGATTGAACCGCCCCGACGCCAAGGACGCGAAGAAATAAAGGTTTCAGAGGGTTTGAAGCGGAGATTAAGATCTCGCTTTGATTTTACAGCAATATTCAGCAATTCCGGCGCGAATCAAAAATCTGAATTCAATAATTAAACTTATGTCCAACGGTTACTACGGCCCCTACCAAAGCCGATTATTAAATTTTATATCGAAACAGTCCCGCCAAGTCGCCGACAATTGCGATCGAACTTGGCGTCAAATTAAAGAAGCAACTCTCACCGCCACCCAAATTCTGCTTTATCCAGCTTATTTGCTGGTGCAAAGTTCCCGAATGCTGGGCCGACAGTTGCGGGAATCAAGCCAAAAAGTAGATTTACCGGAACTGCAAGAATTTGGCGGCGACGAAAACCCCGATTTGCCGCCAAATTGGTATCAGGGGGAAGTTGCCGAGGAAAATTCGATCGCGGAAATTTTGCACCTCGCCGAAAATTTGCTAAACTCGTCGCAAACTGCGAAAACTTTAGCCAGCTTCCCGCTGTTAATCGATCGGGGAAATGCTGTTAACGATTTACCTCCGGCTATCAATTTTAGCGGACAAACCGCCAACCATCAAACCACTTCCGTCTTAGTACACCCGCTTGCTAAAACTCAATTAAAACCGCAACCGAAAGTTGAGGGAATTGCCAGTTTTATCCCAGCCCGCACTTTAGTATTGGTGGGAGGTGAAAATAAGATATTAGATATTTTGACACCCGAACAGCAGGAAATGCTTGAAGGTCGCATAACTTGGGAAGTAGCAAACTGCAGCCCCGAACGGCGGGAAATTACCCAAAAAGAATTAAAATTTAATCTAGGTTTGGAGTCGGCGGCCAAAAAAGCGCAGTTGCCGCCGGTGCGTCGTTTTTGGGAATTGATGGCATGGCTTCAGACGAGCCCGGTTGCTCTCAAAAGAAATCAGTTTGGAGAATCAATCCTCGCAGTTAAAAAATCGATCGACCGCAATGCCATCCTAGTTCAAAAAGCCCGCGCCCAGATCGAAGCAAAAACCGCACAGCAGTCAATTGCGGCATCGAATTCGATCGACCCCAATACCCCACAACTAGAAACTAATTTTAACAGCAAGTTCGATCGACCCGCTAATCCTCTCTCCTTTGTTACATTACTCGATCGCGCCGCCGTCAACCTCGAAGAATTTACCCTCCCGCCAGCGGCAAAAACAACCGCCCAACCCACAGAAAACCCCGGAGTCAAAATTAATACATCCGCCACAGACGCCAACGCAGATTTGTCCGCCCGCGACATCCTCGAAAAATACGCTCGAAACATCGAACAAATGATTT of Oscillatoria nigro-viridis PCC 7112 contains these proteins:
- a CDS encoding alpha-mannosidase → MSASVSPASNNIFATVEKLRRLSQVEVQSGWRYCDSDSAVSSVNICNGPVAELNGKGHIAWPSGKQVLYLGQQFVIPDNLHGYPVVGLRLLLGLTWWAEDAQIFVNGELVGRGDLFDFADRVLLSSSANPGDEFLVILRLVSPGHDSGALVRSICLYEAADSSCFDPGFVAAELEILQNSLTLNLDFINSQYLSTEIIANNPMFVKGELLKSEIDLALGSIDWSAVRDREKFDRSLSVLRHNLLGYLRAFSGDLDEGTAEGAEAAEGGRREEVSEVGENSNATSIYIGESGDRRYFSGDLDEGTAEAAEAAEGGRREEVSQVGENSNATSIYIGESGDRRYFSGDLDEGTAEAAEAAEGGRREEVSEVGENGNATSIYIGESGELTSIYTGKIYLVGHAHLDLAWLWPVPETWEAAKRTFESVLKLQSEFPDLIFCHSTPALYAWMEQHRPDLFAAIKKQVAVGCWEVVGGMWLEPDLNLISAESMVRQVFYGQRYAKENFGELMRVAWLPDTFGFGWQLPQILRQGGVDYFVTQKLRWNDTTEFPHGVFWWEGLDGTKIFSMMSAPIGESIEAVKMASYAFDWQVKTGLQDALWLPGVGDHGGGPTRDMLEVAKRWKMSPFFPKLEFAKAVDYLSLIESQFLPEVATTRPESDVPESDNQENLRAREFSNLSAISDANSPISQLKTIPRTLPIWKDELYLEFHRGCYTTRADQKRQNRRCEELLYQAELLSSLATICTGAVYPKSELESAWKQILFNQFHDILPGSAIAQVYTDANLAFAEVDRACREILLKSLDAISAQISLPNPPAPDAQPILIFNTLNWSRSEVVAVPLPDAADSAWQIYDFSRRRLVSQIVRGDRPQSQSTLLFWANHLPAVGYRVFWLCREDAQTVDNASASPETEKKTELSQLTYGIAQKNTPCQETHFAAAQMVVENEFIRATVDGQSGNLSSIWDKVNNREVLNAAGGNQLQAFQDSGQYWDAWNIDPNYEKHQLPAPILKDISWIAQGEIRQSLRVVRQIGKSEFCQDYIVEIGSPLLKIKTVVDWQEKHVLVKAAFGLNVEADLATCEIPGGAIARTTKPQTPAEKAKWEVPILRWTDISNDGFGVSLLNDCKYGCDLQPNRIRLTLLRGSTWPDGQADVGVSEFTCAVYPHSGNWQEAGTVRRGCELNLPLLVKVLPQLGENRNKSLPAVGKFLDLSADNLVLMAFKQSEDDSNVWILRCCESEGKETVLEFNSDLGLEIVEPVDLLERPANLSEKLPEGRGFKIEPWKIASFAVVPKTDT